Part of the Zingiber officinale cultivar Zhangliang chromosome 6A, Zo_v1.1, whole genome shotgun sequence genome, tttaattaataaatttatgattttagtttaattataatcatttctatatttttaacttatctcaaatatagttatttttaaaagaaaaaaaaatcattttaattattattaactatttatgaaataaaatattataattaaatattacaccaaataatttatttttaattatttagaaataatcactttcaagagaaaaaaatagatttaaaaactcaaatatatttttaaattaaaaatcccAAACTTCACTTACACAatcataaaatctctttttaattagataTTTCAATTTTACAAATCCTTCACAAAATTTGCATTGGAGATTCTTGTCATCAGCGTAAGTTACTTAATTTGTGGGTCCTACATTACAAATCatacatctttatttttattttttcatttaatatctctatataatttttacttaatattttatttaattctcatctttaaattaatttatttgtattttttaattaataaattaataaacttatgatttttaatttaatttaatttgtaatttttatttaatatttaattaacttataaattttaatttaattatagtcatttgtatttttttttacttaccaAATACATTTATTTCCAAAAGAAAAGtgtataatttaaatattaaataaaatatttaatggttttaaaaaaatcaaacatgcaatattaatttttcaatgattaatGGCTCCATCTTCAAGAGAAAAAAGCAGGTTTGAAATATCAAACCTGCTCTTAAAATAAAAACCTCGAAGTTTATGTCTCCACTCATTAGAGCTTTTTTGTTGAGCTTTTTCAACTTTACAAACCTGTTAAAAAAGCTGCTTCAGAAATGGAGCTACATTCCTTTTCAATTTTCATTCAAGAGTTCCTATGTGTTTCCACACCCTTTTTTGAGACCTCGAAAAAGAAAATGGACAAATTCCTTTTCTTAGGAATACATACAAGAAAAAGGATAAAGGTAACTCCACCATTAACTacttcattttcatttattaatTTCGTAGTTATAGAAATATTAATTTCATAGTAATAGAAATACATGTCCTACCAAAACAGAATTTGTAACTTACTATCCTCTTGCCTAGCAGGCAAAGATTTACCTCTGTGGAAAGACTGATTCATTCGGATCGACACGAGGATCCAATTCCATTGCATTGTCGGAATCCATGTTGTATATTTGAAGCAGGTTGACCTCTTTGCTTCTCTCATGGTACAACCCTCTTCCCGCTGAACCCCCTTTCTCCTCGGTCCACAGAGACAAAATGTAGGACTGATGCCAACAGTTCATCACGGAAGAATATGGACAAATGGAAGTTTAACTCCTAAGGAAACACTTTATGAAGCTTCTCGTAAtttgattgatttatttattcCTTTTCTACATGGGGAAGAAGAGAacattagttttaaattaaaagaaaataaaaacaggTTTATTCTACcgatttttatttttcaagataGATTACAATCAATTAGAAGAACAAACAGGAATTACTGAATTATGCACACTTAGCTTTTCTCTTTATCTAACTTATCTACTAGTTCGAATTCGAATTTGATCTCTTTCCATACTTCACAAGCAACGGCTAGTTCAGGGCTCCATTTGGAAGCTTCACGGATAATTTCATTACCTTCACGAGCAAGATCACGTCCCTCATTACGAGCTTGTACACACGCTTCTAAAGTCACCCTATTAGCTACTGCACCAGGTGCATTTCCCCAAGGGTGTCCTAAAGTTCCTCCTCCAAACTGTAGTACGGAATCATCCCCAAAGATTTCGGTCAGCGCAGGCATATGCCAAACATGAATACCCCCCCCCCCGAAGCCACGGGTATAACACCTGGCATAGAAACCAAAACTACAAATCTCATACCTCACCTCTACAATGATTTAAGactttttattcaattttttggGATTTTACAAGCTCCAAATAAACCTTGCATTGGAGATGTCTTTATTATCTACATAGCTTTTTTAACTTTGCAAGTCTGGAATTTAATGCCGAAATAAATGCCCAAGACTAATTTTACTGTGTTTTATTGCAGAAAGATAGAGATGCAAATGTTTCAAGATGATGTATACGCATGAAGAAAAGCAAGTGTCATGAGGAGGGTTCTGTCTTCCAAAGTTCTAATTACAAGTGCAGATAGCGTGCTAAGTGTCAAGTTTTCTATCCTAATGGTTGTTGTGCCTGATGATGACGTGTTAAGGGTGGATTCAAAGCCTAAACAATTGATTCTTCCAACAAAAACAAACATTATCAATCTTCATCAGAAGTTTCAACACCCAAACCGTGTTCTTCGCCAATTCAAAACAATTCGTTCTAGAGCAGCCCTTCCCAAGTTAATATTGCAAAAGGTTAAAGATTGAACAAATATCACCAAACTTTGGAATATAAGATATCTCACACCCATTAACGCAGATTACTATCGTATAGCTAGCAAATTAGTTAAACAATCCCAACATGATAATTCAATGAGAGTTCAGCAGAAATTAGCTGGGAGCAATGAATTCCATTCTGGGTTCCCAAACATGAGATGcagtttaaattatttaaaatttgtcTTTATTAGAAATGCCATTCTTTTTATAAATTGGTTCCTAAGTTTGTTTAGAACTTTATTAACGACGTTTCACcaaggggaaaaaaaaaatgtttggaCTGATAGGGTGTCATGCCAAATCTTATCTGACCCAAAATATGGGACGGCTCCGGTTTCTGCTCCGAATTTTAACCTGCTCAATCTCTCTCATGTCAATTCCGCAATATTTGGTTCATCTGCATCAACTGTTTGCTTAAATTCTAAATGAAAAGGAGAAAATATAATCCATCTTGTTAGTTGGAGCAACTCTTACTAGtaataaaatgatttttttgCACTATGAGTACGACTTTTCATTGAGATTGTCTAAAGCTAGTGAACATCTGCATAATCACAACATAAATACTCTAAATGATTTCCGGTACTAGACTACTGGAAGTAATGTCACATGTATTTTTGCTTCAGGGAATTATGATTCATCTGTACAAATAATACTTGTTTGGTTTGATTCATTTCGGCGGCGTTGATTGTGATTTCGGTTTGAGAATGTGTTAGTTATTATTCCAAAAGTTAATAGTCgcctatgatttacctcctccgtattattCCTACGATAGATTGATGGAGACGCTGGGACGAATGTATTGATTTTTGCTATCATTGTTTGAGAATTGATTTGGGCTCTCGTGGGTAGGCCGAACTATCCACTAGAATTTTACCCTGCCTCCAATCCGACCCACTAAAGGCCCAATAGATTTTGGTGAACTTCGAAGAAGAATACCAAATATGGTTTCGGAGTCGGACTTGACTTGACCCGCAAGGCTATCGATTCTTCGCCTCCAAGGAATACGACACCCACGCCCTTTCTTGAACTATCTCGTCCTAGATATAAATACGGCCCGATGCTGGCGTAAGGCTTCTGGGCTTTCAAGAGAGAGGAGTTCTCGAGAACGCGAGAGAGGCCGAGAGACTTGAGCATTAGAAGAAGACAACGAGGGGGATGGTGATGGAACAAGAAAGGTAGGATCCAGATTGAATGTTTTCCtcttgacatttctagagttttTTTTCCCGTTGTTCTTTGTGTGATTCTTTCTGTTCTTGTTTCAATCTAAGTCTGTGGTTTTGGTTGTGGATGTTGTGGGGGTGGAAACTGGAAACTGATCTAACAGTAGTCTTTGTTCTGGCAAATGAGTTTTCGTTTAATGAGGTAACAAGTAGTTTGGAAAGCAAGCGTGATTCATATTGCCTCTGCAAAGCTGGTGATCGGGTTTTAGTTGGCCGCTCAATCTCGATTTTGTGTTTGGTCTTAGATCTCGATTTTCGTTATTGGCAAAGAGAACAATCCAGTGCTTGCATGAATATATTAGTAGAGTCTACGTTGTTGCGATATCGGTGTCAACTCTCTGCACATGGTTAAACTATTTTGCGTTGGGTGATAAATCTTTTGGATTCATTTTGTTCAGGAAAAAGAgacaaagacaaagaagaaagcGTGATGGTCCAAACTCTGTAGCAGAAACCATTGCTCGGTGGAGAGCGCAGAACGATGAAGCAGAAGCGGAGAAACGCGTGCGACGTGCCCCGGCAAAAGGATCAAAAAAGGGGTGCATGCAAGGCAAGGGAGGCCCAGATAATCCAAATTCCAGTTTCCGCGGTGTGAGGCAGCGTACATGGGGGAAGTGGGTAGCTGAAATTCGAGAACCCAATCGCATTAGCCGACTGTGGCTGGGAACATTTCCGACTGCAGAAGAAGCTGCACTTGCATATGACGAGGCTGCCAGAGCTATGTACGGACCCTACGCGCGTCTCAATTTCCCTGATCAATCTAATGACGGCCATGTTGCCACTGTCACTGAGTCGAGTGATACGTCGATACGGCCAAAGGTTGAACAGACTGACGACGATTGGAGGATCGACGTTCCTTCTGATGTCTTCTGCCTGGAGGATCTGTTGAGTACTACTGACTTTGATGTTTCAGATGATGCGGATTGCAGGTTAGGGTGGAACGCCAGTGGTTCTTATTGGATGGAAGGTGATGCTTCGAATGTGTTGTTCTACCTTCAGAGGCCTGACTCTGAGATGTTTGGATCACTAGTTCCCGATATGTAGCAAGGTTAATTTTAGCTAATGAAATGAAACAAAACAAACGTGTCTTCACGTTGTTATTCGACCCAATCCCGAAGGCTCTTACAAGCTCCCACGTCCGTCGTCACTAATAATCCATCTATAAATACTCTAGCCGTTAATTCAATCAGCACCCCAAGTGTTCGACGAAATGCCTACCAAAGcggccttcttcctcctcctcctcgcgttGGCGGTGGCCGCGGTGACAGCCTCCTCGTCCACGTACAACTCCACGAAGAAGGTGGTGGCGGTCGCCGAAGGTTTGGTCTACTGCCAGAAGTGCAAGTACGCGGGCACCTGGAACCTGCACGGCGCCCGGCCCTTGGCGGGCGCCAAGGTGACCATCACCTGCAGGACCCCCCACCGAAGGGTCGTCTTCCACCGCGCCGTCTCCACCGACAGAAACGGATACTTCTACTCCTCGTTCGAAGGCGGACGCGGGGGCCACTTCGACCCCGTCAAGGCCTGCGTGGTGCGGCTGCTGGCCTCGCGGGAGGCGACGTGCAACAAGTTGACTAACGTCAACTACGGGATCGAAGGCGCGGCGGTGCGGTGTGAGAACAAGACGTTCGCGGGGAGGGAATACGTGAAGGATTTCTATGCGGCCGGACCGCTAGCGTTCAGGCCTGTTCGCTGCGCCCCGAGGTACTAGCGAATAGCGATCGAGGAGGCGTGAAGATACATTAATGTCGATATGTTCAATTTGCGATGTGTTGTGGGGAGAATTGAGTGCATCATCGATATGTTGTTCAATTTGCTATTTTGTTTCTGGTGTTTCGCTGAGTCCATGTTTGTAATTGGCTTTAATATATACTAAACCTTCCTTCGTGTACATTGCTCGTGGGGCTGACACGAATGGTTCAGGTGGGGGTGCACAATCTCCCTTTGATTATTTCACCTCTGGTGAATTTTATGGTGAGATATTGTCATATgagattttaagtttaaaatttagtatGTATGAATATGTCTTTATTCGTGTCTCATCCATGTTTATTTAGAGACCGATTGATGAAGACATTGACACCGAACGAATCACTTTTTATCATATGGATGAAATACTCTGTGATTTATCTCCTATCAGTGTGAGGCTGTCGGTGATAGTTTCACCTTTCATCACAGTGTACATTGTCAGTGGGAATGACAATTTCAAAATGTTTGTTCTTAAAATTAGGGACGTAGACTAGAGTTGAATTAAGTTTTATGCTATTCAAAAATATTTGGTAAGATAATTGAgttaaatcaaatcaaactttAATGAATTTAAGTTATAAAAATaattgtttaaatttaaattggttttaatttggcTTAAATTTGATTCGATCTTAGTTTGTTCCGTAATGTTAtcaaacttcaaaaatatttattaataaattcgagaaatttattaataaatatagttcATAAGTTTTATTTCTATACACTATTCATCAATGTTATTcactaataatttttaatttttcgattCATGAGATATTTATTCAAACTAGTTCATTAAATTTGACGAATTATTTAAatgtattcatttaattaatatttatatgaTAAGACATATACAAAAGCTCTTACCAATTTGAATACCGAACTTAGAACGTTTGATTCATTTATACAATACATAAAATGCATTAGCAgttgattaaataaaaaaatgatcgaagcgatttgtaaaaaaaaacaaaatattcgAACCTTTAAACTTTGGCTAGAAACTTTACAAATTTAACGGACAACTGTTGGTAAGAACCTAATTGGCATTTAGGAATCTACTAAAATTTGTTTGGAGGTCAAGAGCTGATTAAGGCGTTAAATCTTAGATTGACCAAATTAGATCGGAAGATATTGAAattattaaatatctatttttttattatttatgatcctgtctgaaagttgaAGATGGTGCACTGAGTGGATGATTGCTACGTTGACTAGACGAAGACTAGTCTTAGATCGTAAGAGGAGTCGTGAGCTGACGAGCAAACAAGTCGTCAGTGCTAAAAACCAAAGAAGGGGTCCTGATGAAGGTCCTCTAACGCTCAAATCAGTGTATTATCTAAGTGGAAAGTAAAACAATAAATCGATAGTAGGACACGCCCATAGCAGAGTATAGTAATTGTGTAATTGTGTGAGCGTACTTAAGCGTACCTTGCTCTCGGAGAGGACCCCATTTATATATCACCTCTATAACTTTCATAATCATGAGGTGACacagaatgtcgggtgtcaaaaGTCATTGAATAAGGGAATAAGAATAGCTTGGGATGTGTACCTTCACTGTCCGAAGAATCTTCCGTTACTCGTGTGCACTCTTTTGGTAGCTAACGTCATTAATGAAGCAGTTAAAAAAATATGTTGTTATAATGTGTCGGCTAAAGGAAAATATAGAGTCACTTTCGATGAAGATTCCGTTAAATGCCTTCATAAGAGCAgaagaatattccctgacaaacGGTTACTATTTAATGACTGATTGTTATGATTCTCTGACAGTGTTGTCTCCTGAATACATCCCGATCGAGCACTTTGTCGGTCGGCCGCATCTTGCATAAGCAGAATATTGAATATGCTAGGGTGTTTGGCCTTTATGGCTACTCGGATATATGTCGAATGATGTAGATCTGATTATATAAATAGGGAACCGAGCCCCCTAGGTTCGGGCAATTCTATGATTGACCGACATTAAGCGGGGATGCTCGTTTCTAGAGAATAGGGAATTGAGCCCCGAGAGGCCCGACCAATGCTTTCAACTGACCATTCTAGTATTCAGAGGCATGCCCCTGAAATAATATCCTGACCTCTAGGAATTTGGTCTGGCTTTTTCTAAAATTTGTCTTGTATATTTATCTTGCATAGATAAGGAGGCCAAGCCTTATAACCCTGGTCATTTTTTTACCCGAACGCATGTATATAGGAGGATGGGCGAATAATGAACAATGAGGGCCcatttgttagatcggtcagatATGGAGATATATATACTTTGAAAATGGAGGAGCTAAGCTAGACAGCCGAATATACATTTAGTGTCAGTAGAGTAAAACATTGGGTCTCCTAGGTCTGATTGACTTTAGGACCAGTCATCCTTAAATTGGGAGCCCTAGCACTAGGTGAGAAGTTAAGCTATATTGAGAGTGATCCTTTGACTGTCATCTCCATTTTGCTTACATTGTCATCTCACCTTATTTTAATTGTCACATCATATTTGGATCCATTCATAATCCTGTATCAATTTATTAAACTGATTGTCACAAAAGAATCGTTAATGACGAATCGAGTTTTGTCCAATCAGCTGATTTAATcggtttgataaaaaaaatatatcaattgAATTGGATTTCATTTATCAGTTCAATTGCaaggcaaaaaaaataaaaaataaaaaattcatataAAAGGTATGAAGCTTCAATATTTAGTACAGCGTGTCATTTTTATCCGATTAGAAAGAACGATGGAACATATAATAGTtgtaaaaaattatctaaataaaaAGGTAAAATAATTTAGTCGACAAATTAAAGCATCGTATTTTATGTTCATCATCTTTGGAGTGTTTCAGTCAAGTAGATCTGCCACCTGTTTATCTCGATGTGGATTATCTCCACATTATCTTGAATATATATAATAACATAATTAAGAATTGTGTCGTCGTTTTCTGTCGTCCCATCCACGTCCAAGTTCGCAATGCTATTTAATCCCTGCCCTACCCCAATCCAAGGCATGAATATCGTGCACGCATGTCATTCGCTTAAAATGAGTCGGGTAATTAATGATTCATAGGACGGATTCATGCATGTAAACAAAATCCCAGACGAAGAGAGAAACTTATTGAGTTCCTAATTCATTAATACGTTCCGGTTAAATACGTGGATGATCAAATTATAAGTCAATAAATAATCTAATATGTGCGCTCTTTAGAAATTGTATGTGAAGAGGATGAGGAGAACTCAAACGTACTTCAATAAAGGGATAGACTGATGCAAGGGAGAGATACTTTGATGCTTAAATTAGTGTTTGCTTAAGGTATGAACTTAATGCAgaagtaagaaaaagaaaaaggtgcAAGACTTTGATGGTAACCGGAGAGAGAAGAGAGTATTAGCCAAAGAGTTCTCTGGTGCTCATCTCCTCTAAGATTTATGTAGTGTCAGAAAAGCATCTCTACATCAGAGCCAATAAAGAGACCAAATCTAACAATTGTTATATGTTTCTTCATCTATTAAGTGTCACGTGTTTAAAGGATggtatttaagaaattaaatctGACAATCACATAACCACTTCTCCATTCACTCGGTATCACGTGTTCTGAAATATTTATCATTGTTGTTTTCATGTTCAAGGAAAAGCAATCTCATCATTGGGGGTTTAGTGTGGGCTTGATCTGAGGATGGACGACGAAGTGACATCGGCGTTGAGTGGCCACAAGGAGAAATGAAGTCAACAACTGAAGCCGAGATAAGGAGGATGTCGGTGACTTAGGTCGAGACAGAGATGATGCTCGGATCGAAAACTAAGGCATGGAGGATGTTGACGACTGAGACTGAGAGTATGTCAAGATTTGAGGCTAAAACATAGATGTCGACGATTAAGGCCAAGAGAAGTGTGGTGTCAAGACTTCAGACTGAGACGTGAAAGATGTCAAAGACTAAGGGCAAGAGAAGTTGATGCAGGCTCAACCCTTATTGAAGCTTAACATGACACTTTAAACTTCAAACGGACATAACTTTTCCCGCAGGACTCGAAATAAGGCTTTGTCTATCGTACTACGTGCAGAATTCGAAAACCTATATGTGTTACCGGTGAAACCATAACCGTCAAATTTCCAACCGCAAATTCCGCAGTTTAAACCCTTTTTACGGTCATTTTgttattttttgtaatttttattttttaggtattTAGGGTAATTTTCATATTTCTAGTATTTTTTTAGAGGATTTGTCTTGATCCGCATCTTGATTTGAGTTAAGAtcattaagttaattatttttcttttcgaataaaaatctattttctttctttacaatattagaattaagatttgataattataatttatttccttatttaaGTCTTAGGTTATGGTCTATATAACCCTCTATTTAGATGGGGTGAGCGAAAGTTTATTAATAGAATTGGAGAAAGGAGGGGAAcggagagaaaggaaaggaaattaAAGTATTTATATTTTCCTTATTTAAGAGGGAGGGAAGGTTTAACATGTGTTACTGtgttaaatatataaagttataaaattaccctcatttttattaaaaacacACGCGTTCAAAAATCCAATAcattatgtatatatttattAGTTAAGACTTACGCATTCAAGCAATTGTAGCTCATTTATTAAAGTTGCGTTGGCATTGGCGTCGATGTCGACGTCAGCGACAAAATCAGCATTGACATCGAAGTCAAGGTCAAAGTTGGTGTCGGCATCGAAGTCGGTGTCAACGTCAAAGTGGGTGGTATCATCAATGGAGTGCAAGCGTTGGGTGGTACAAGTCAGGCGATGCGAGTATTTTTCATCGTGACGCAAAGAATATCTAAAACAAAgatttttagaattaatataataaaacagaGATAAAATtggaacataatttttttaatttctcttacccttccttacacccccaAATCAGAGTGTAAGAAATTATTTCGTTTCATGGATAAAGAATGTTAAAGCATACCCTTCCTTACCTTTCCTTTCCGTAGTTCACTTCCTCCCAAATTGGGTTTTaagtttcccttccccttctttacccttccctcacctcctcccaaacaatACGTAAGAGTCATGATGTTGAGGAATTAATCCTCTAGTTTTAATAAAAGTTTCTTCTTGAAGGTTCCTCTTCTTGTATTCTCCTCATTTTTCTTCTTATTATCAGCCCGTAGGATAATCGTTATCCTGCTCGGTACCAGTTGGTATCAGAGAACAAGAAGATTATCAACAAATCCAACGATGGGTCGTCGTAGTCATAGTCACATTCGCAACAACAAACATGCTTTAGGGGAGGAAGTTGTGCACAATGATCATAGCATCCGAGACATAATGACAATTGAGGATTTACAGAAGCAAATTGCAAATTTAACCGAAGATCATGAGATTTCAGATTGTAGATATGAGTCTTACTTCGAGAACTCATATCATCAGCGGGACTCACCTTAAGACCACCGTGGATGAGAGGAACCTAATCAAGACTTCAGATTTCGGGATCTGCCCGAATTTTCTAGTTCGTTGCGAGCAAAGGAATTCATTGATTGGATCAAGGAAGTAGAGCCGATCTTTGACTACAAGCAAATTCTAGATAGGATGAAAGTGAAGTTAATTGTCATCAGACTTAAAGGGCAAGCATCAGCATGGTAGGAACAGATACGGCACTATCGGGACAAACAAGGTAAATCCCAAATAACAGtctagaagaaatgaaagaaaGCATGAAGGAACACTTCCTTCTCATGCTACTTCACTCGTTAAGATAGGGCATGAGATTGGTCAACGAatatatgtcacgccccagaggagtccctgtccgaagaaatttcggcagcatctcccctgtacgacggacaatctgaaactttctacatacataaatacctcagccacaggcggctggaataataacagtaaataaaaccaatcaccacgcagtttatataagtattcagcctctggctgtcacaaccatgcagttaataaaatagtaaacaaaacaataaaactctgactcgaaatccaccctactccactacactcgtaaagctcaaaaccgacgaacccacctcttctgccatccaggcaggcatatagtagaataaaatccaaatcatatcaaaggtccatcaaacgaaaggattccatacaatatccatatgaaaaatccaaaacaaaactaaaataaagtctgatagcgaaaagctaaaatgaaacaactcaaaaaccagcagcggagtagcactacgtgcagtggggactagcgactggaactccctcctgacagcatcaacctgaaaataacaacaatggaggcggggtgagtccaacactcagcaggtacagttgatatgcaaagtaaagaaataacacctagcactaatcatgcgtacagtctcctgatgaataaaggtaaataccaaactgaagtaagcaggagagaaactgtactaaccaggacccggtaaaaggacaaacagtccgaaaggtatagaagacctgtatgcatgtcaatcaaggtatccaagcaatgtgcagcatataagtgcaacaaacacaaacacaaacaataaatgcatcatgcatatgatgccgatgtcatggtcacccctgacgccagtcagccgactcacatcaacagtgggaccgagtgggtagggctgtgacaaccgtgcagtgatcgagtggacgggatgctgtcggagtacatacgtactcctaccccaaatcataaatgggggagcgcaatgctctcaactcccggtacgctatgacggggaggaatctctaacgtgctacacgctgcgtcacactacccctgagcggatcaacggagcaccggaagagtcaaactgacgtgctaccacgctgtatctcgctacccatgagcgtcacaacggagcaccgaacagtgatgaaactggcaaagtgctcgacaataaaggagcaatcaatcactcagcatgcaatcatgcgaatggtgcatgtcactaaacatggtaatatactaacccaatctctggacatatcataatgtgcaccaaagcgaatgaatcatatcaaggtatctgattctataaggtatcaaacctaggtcctgacatggtaaaatatggttatatcactacccatgagcatgtggaatcaggtacatattcatacaagatgtaaacaaacaatcaatcaacaggtagcatgtattgggcagtgattaaccgaaacaagtaagaaacacaattaatgcatcttgttaatttaattactaagcatatcaaagacaataagtcaaaagtacccgcctccaatcaacAAGTCCAATATGGTCcaaacacgacgtcgagatacccgtctcgcgtcaaagt contains:
- the LOC121994508 gene encoding non-classical arabinogalactan protein 30-like gives rise to the protein MPTKAAFFLLLLALAVAAVTASSSTYNSTKKVVAVAEGLVYCQKCKYAGTWNLHGARPLAGAKVTITCRTPHRRVVFHRAVSTDRNGYFYSSFEGGRGGHFDPVKACVVRLLASREATCNKLTNVNYGIEGAAVRCENKTFAGREYVKDFYAAGPLAFRPVRCAPRY
- the LOC121994507 gene encoding dehydration-responsive element-binding protein 2A-like; this encodes MVMEQERKKRQRQRRKRDGPNSVAETIARWRAQNDEAEAEKRVRRAPAKGSKKGCMQGKGGPDNPNSSFRGVRQRTWGKWVAEIREPNRISRLWLGTFPTAEEAALAYDEAARAMYGPYARLNFPDQSNDGHVATVTESSDTSIRPKVEQTDDDWRIDVPSDVFCLEDLLSTTDFDVSDDADCRLGWNASGSYWMEGDASNVLFYLQRPDSEMFGSLVPDM